A section of the Engraulis encrasicolus isolate BLACKSEA-1 chromosome 8, IST_EnEncr_1.0, whole genome shotgun sequence genome encodes:
- the LOC134454111 gene encoding vascular endothelial zinc finger 1-like isoform X2, translating into MEPSWSSFLFQQANEALHHHHHHQVSGNSLLPLLNSTSEPVDVKPVLPLLDQKPPVVSAADLLKDNVASGTGGGGGAGEGGGGGGHHNPPAAPVVVKKEPKSKTPFVCSYCNKAFRDSYHLRRHESCHTGIKMVSRPKKNPASSASSAPPTMVPLVSAVTRHNESNSPYVSSTIAGMLNTSATGSPSPMGHQQHPHQQQQQHHHQQHQHQQHQQHPHTQNPQQQQQQQQQQQQQQPKKTPKPVKKNHGCDMCGKAFRDVYHLNRHKLSHSDEKPFECPICQQRFKRKDRMTYHVRSHDGGVHKPYICSVCGKGFSSKDRMTYHVRSHDGGVHKPYICSVCGKGFSRPDHLSCHVKHVHSTERPFKCQVTACTSAFATKDRLRSHMIRHEGKVTCNICGKMLSAAYITSHLKTHGQQTAGTAPGAVTTPFNSAACNKDSNDVCSSGAATPVSTSSSASITTAMSIRGNNGNNSSNNPSPAVTIAAQMNLGGNAVNLNSPIGLQHPAVAIAGHVTNLNIPASVSGPMSMNLAHPVAITTPMPMNIAGPLNIAMRPMESMGPFLSQVLPSSPPW; encoded by the exons CAGGCCAACGAggccctgcaccaccaccaccaccaccaggtgtcCGGCAACAGCCTGCTGCCGCTGCTCAACTCCACGTCGGAGCCGGTGGACGTCAAGCCGGTGCTGCCGCTGCTGGACCAGAAGCCGCCCGTGGTCAGCGCCGCAGACCTGCTCAAGGACAACGTGGCCAGCGGCacgggtggagggggaggagcggGTGAAG gtgggggaggaggggggcaccACAACCCCCCTGCGGCGCCCGTGGTGGTGAAGAAGGAGCCCAAGTCCAAGACGCCGTTCGTCTGCAGCTACTGCAACAAGGCCTTCCGCGACAGCTACCACCTGCGGCGACACGAGTCGTGCCACACGGGCATCAAGATGGTGTCTCGGCCCAAGAAGAACCCCGCCTCTTCCGCTTCCTCCGCCCCGCCCACCATGGTGCCCCTGGTCTCCGCGGTGACGCGGCACAACGAAAGCAACAGCCCCTACGTCTCCTCCACCATCGCCGGGATGCTGAACACCTCGGCGACCGGCTCCCCGTCCCCCATGGGCCACCAGCAGCATccgcatcagcagcagcaacagcaccatcaccagcagcatcagcaccagcagcaccagcagcatccACACACA CAgaacccccagcagcagcagcagcagcaacagcaacagcagcagcagcagcccaagaAGACCCCCAAGCCGGTCAAGAAGAACCACGGCTGCGACATGTGCGGCAAGGCCTTCCGCGACGTCTACCACCTCAACCGCCACAAGCTCTCGCACTCGGACGAGAAGCCCTTCGAGTGCCCCATCTGCCAGCAGCGCTTCAAGCGCAAGGACCGCATGACCTACCACGTGCGCTCGCACGACGGCGGCGTCCACAAACCCTACATCTGCTCCGTGTGCGGCAAGGGCTTCTCCAG CAAGGACCGCATGACGTACCACGTGCGCTCGCACGACGGCGGCGTGCACAAGCCCTACATCTGCTCCGTGTGTGGAAAGGGCTTCTCCAG GCCGGATCATCTCAGCTGTCACGTGAAGCACGTCCATTCCACAGAACGACCTTTCAAATGCCAAGTAaca gcctgcACGTCTGCGTTTGCCACCAAAGACCGCCTGCGCTCGCACATGATCCGGCACGAGGGCAAGGTGACGTGCAATATCTGTGGCAAGATGCTGAGCGCGGCCTACATCACCAGCCACCTGAAGACGCACGGCCAGCAGACCGCCGGCACCGCCCCCGGCGCCGTCACCACCCCCTTCAACAGCGCCGCCTGCAACAAAG aCTCTAACGACGTCTGCAGCTCCGGCGCCGCCACACCCGTCTCCACGTCCTCCTCCGCGTCCATCACCACGGCGATGAGTATCCGTGGCAACAacggcaacaacagcagcaacaaccccTCGCCGGCGGTCACCATTGCGGCGCAGATGAACCTGGGCGGCAACGCGGTGAACCTCAACTCCCCCATCGGCCTGCAGCACCCGGCGGTGGCCATCGCGGGCCACGTCACCAACCTCAACATCCCCGCCAGCGTGAGCGGGCCCATGTCCATGAACCTGGCGCACCCGGTGGCCATCACCACGCCCATGCCCATGAACATCGCCGGGCCCCTCAACATCGCTATGAGGCCCATGGAGAGCATGGGGCCCTTCCTGTCCCAGGTGCTGCCTTCCTCGCCGCCCTGGTAG
- the LOC134454111 gene encoding vascular endothelial zinc finger 1-like isoform X1, whose translation MEPSWSSFLFQQANEALHHHHHHQVSGNSLLPLLNSTSEPVDVKPVLPLLDQKPPVVSAADLLKDNVASGTGGGGGAGEGGGGGGHHNPPAAPVVVKKEPKSKTPFVCSYCNKAFRDSYHLRRHESCHTGIKMVSRPKKNPASSASSAPPTMVPLVSAVTRHNESNSPYVSSTIAGMLNTSATGSPSPMGHQQHPHQQQQQHHHQQHQHQQHQQHPHTQNPQQQQQQQQQQQQQQPKKTPKPVKKNHGCDMCGKAFRDVYHLNRHKLSHSDEKPFECPICQQRFKRKDRMTYHVRSHDGGVHKPYICSVCGKGFSSKDRMTYHVRSHDGGVHKPYICSVCGKGFSRPDHLSCHVKHVHSTERPFKCQVTACTSAFATKDRLRSHMIRHEGKVTCNICGKMLSAAYITSHLKTHGQQTAGTAPGAVTTPFNSAACNKGVATPTDTEPPKKDRDSPPTTVVGPFPKFGRGNGENYFLPDREDQLLYPRWDHPLRFHSLLLADSNDVCSSGAATPVSTSSSASITTAMSIRGNNGNNSSNNPSPAVTIAAQMNLGGNAVNLNSPIGLQHPAVAIAGHVTNLNIPASVSGPMSMNLAHPVAITTPMPMNIAGPLNIAMRPMESMGPFLSQVLPSSPPW comes from the exons CAGGCCAACGAggccctgcaccaccaccaccaccaccaggtgtcCGGCAACAGCCTGCTGCCGCTGCTCAACTCCACGTCGGAGCCGGTGGACGTCAAGCCGGTGCTGCCGCTGCTGGACCAGAAGCCGCCCGTGGTCAGCGCCGCAGACCTGCTCAAGGACAACGTGGCCAGCGGCacgggtggagggggaggagcggGTGAAG gtgggggaggaggggggcaccACAACCCCCCTGCGGCGCCCGTGGTGGTGAAGAAGGAGCCCAAGTCCAAGACGCCGTTCGTCTGCAGCTACTGCAACAAGGCCTTCCGCGACAGCTACCACCTGCGGCGACACGAGTCGTGCCACACGGGCATCAAGATGGTGTCTCGGCCCAAGAAGAACCCCGCCTCTTCCGCTTCCTCCGCCCCGCCCACCATGGTGCCCCTGGTCTCCGCGGTGACGCGGCACAACGAAAGCAACAGCCCCTACGTCTCCTCCACCATCGCCGGGATGCTGAACACCTCGGCGACCGGCTCCCCGTCCCCCATGGGCCACCAGCAGCATccgcatcagcagcagcaacagcaccatcaccagcagcatcagcaccagcagcaccagcagcatccACACACA CAgaacccccagcagcagcagcagcagcaacagcaacagcagcagcagcagcccaagaAGACCCCCAAGCCGGTCAAGAAGAACCACGGCTGCGACATGTGCGGCAAGGCCTTCCGCGACGTCTACCACCTCAACCGCCACAAGCTCTCGCACTCGGACGAGAAGCCCTTCGAGTGCCCCATCTGCCAGCAGCGCTTCAAGCGCAAGGACCGCATGACCTACCACGTGCGCTCGCACGACGGCGGCGTCCACAAACCCTACATCTGCTCCGTGTGCGGCAAGGGCTTCTCCAG CAAGGACCGCATGACGTACCACGTGCGCTCGCACGACGGCGGCGTGCACAAGCCCTACATCTGCTCCGTGTGTGGAAAGGGCTTCTCCAG GCCGGATCATCTCAGCTGTCACGTGAAGCACGTCCATTCCACAGAACGACCTTTCAAATGCCAAGTAaca gcctgcACGTCTGCGTTTGCCACCAAAGACCGCCTGCGCTCGCACATGATCCGGCACGAGGGCAAGGTGACGTGCAATATCTGTGGCAAGATGCTGAGCGCGGCCTACATCACCAGCCACCTGAAGACGCACGGCCAGCAGACCGCCGGCACCGCCCCCGGCGCCGTCACCACCCCCTTCAACAGCGCCGCCTGCAACAAAG GAGTTGCTACCCCCACAGATACTGAACCCCCCAAAAAGGACAGGGACAGCCCACCAACAACCGTTGTGGGCCCGTTCCCCAAATTCGGTCGAGGGAACGGTGAAAATTACTTTCTCCCAGACCGCGAAGATCAGCTGCTATACCCTCGCTGGGACCACCCCTTAAGATTCCACAGCCTGCTATTGGCAG aCTCTAACGACGTCTGCAGCTCCGGCGCCGCCACACCCGTCTCCACGTCCTCCTCCGCGTCCATCACCACGGCGATGAGTATCCGTGGCAACAacggcaacaacagcagcaacaaccccTCGCCGGCGGTCACCATTGCGGCGCAGATGAACCTGGGCGGCAACGCGGTGAACCTCAACTCCCCCATCGGCCTGCAGCACCCGGCGGTGGCCATCGCGGGCCACGTCACCAACCTCAACATCCCCGCCAGCGTGAGCGGGCCCATGTCCATGAACCTGGCGCACCCGGTGGCCATCACCACGCCCATGCCCATGAACATCGCCGGGCCCCTCAACATCGCTATGAGGCCCATGGAGAGCATGGGGCCCTTCCTGTCCCAGGTGCTGCCTTCCTCGCCGCCCTGGTAG